A genomic window from Quercus lobata isolate SW786 chromosome 10, ValleyOak3.0 Primary Assembly, whole genome shotgun sequence includes:
- the LOC115965187 gene encoding probably inactive leucine-rich repeat receptor-like protein kinase At5g48380, with the protein MLLKSQTQMALNAGDLVLLCFFVWSLLGTFSESYAQSYVNNSGLCGGPLEEDRKKHKWVFQISFKSGFEVGFVAFAILYTAFFIYYFDLWVVPMERGKIIKRIEPDHVSQFPKVESRYERSKEISLLEKMATKISFMKLRKATNNFSANNVITSGKTGTVYKAMLPYGTFMAVKRLHASQHYENQFISELITLASLRHKNLVPLMGFCLEMQERLLVYGYMSNGSLHDWLHVVEDGAKMLEWPIRVKIIVGIARGLTWIHHMCHFQVVHLDNSSKGILLHQNFEPKISTFGEAMFMNQNDIDLNKSCSINSEFREVELVKKDVYSFGIVVLELITGKEPSQMTNFLNFQESKFGLCDVIDRSLMGKGYDGEIFQFLRIACTCVQPCTDQRPTMLEVCKKLRAIRERNCLTVKDDFKLVRQPEIVASITEDDVIITVHTD; encoded by the exons ATGCTACTAAAATCACAAACTCAAATGGCTCTTAATGCAGGAGATCTGGTGTTGCTCTGCTTTTTTGTCTGGTCATTGCTAGGTACATTTAGTGAGAGTTATGCTCAGAGCTACGTGAATAACAGTGGACTTTGTGGAGGGCCATTGGAGGAAGACCGTAAAAAGCATAAATGGGTGtttcaaatttctttcaaaagtGGATTTGAAGTTGGGTTTGTGGCGTTTGCTATTTTATATAcagctttttttatttactattttgatCTTTGGGTTGTGCCAATGGAGAGAGggaaaatcatcaaaagaaTAGAACCTGATCATGTGAGTCAATTTCCAAAAGTAGAATCCCGATATGAACGAAGCAAAGAG ATTTCATTATTAGAGAAGATGGCTACAAAAATAAGCTTTATGAAGCTCAGAAAAGCAACCAACAATTTTAGTGCAAACAATGTCATTACGTCTGGAAAAACGGGGACTGTGTACAAGGCAATGCTTCCCTATGGTACTTTCATGGCGGTTAAGAGGTTACATGCATCACAACATTATGAGAATCAATTTATATCGGAGCTAATCACATTGGCTAGTTTGAGACACAAAAACTTGGTGCCCCTCATGGGGTTCTGCCTAGAAATGCAGGAAAGGCTTCTTGTATACGGATATATGTCAAATGGAAGTCTCCATGATTGGCTACATGTTGTGGAAGATGGGGCCAAGATGTTGGAGTGGCCTATAAGGGTTAAAATCATAGTTGGTATAGCTAGAGGCTTGACCTGGATTCACCATATGTGTCATTTCCAAGTAGTTCACCTTGACAATAGCTCGAAAGGTATCTTActtcatcaaaattttgagCCCAAGATATCGACATTTGGAGAGGCAATGTTCATGAACCAAAATGACATTGATTTGAACAAGAGCTGCTCTATAAATAGTGAATTTAGGGAGGTCGAACTTGTTAAGAAGGATGTATATAGCTTTGGAATTGTGGTTCTAGAACTAATTACAGGCAAGGAGCCGAGTCAGATGACTAATTTTCTTAACTTTCAGGAATCAAAATTTGGTCTGTGTGATGTCATTGATAGATCTTTGATGGGGAAAGGATATGATGGTGAAATATTTCAGTTCCTTAGGATTGCTTGTACCTGTGTTCAGCCTTGTACCGATCAAAGGCCAACGATGCTTGAAGTGTGCAAGAAATTGAGGGCTATCAGGGAGAGAAATTGCCTTACTGTTAAAGATGATTTTAAGTTAGTAAGGCAACCTGAAATTGTTGCATCTATCACTGAAGACGATGTAATCATTACAGTTCACACAGACTGA
- the LOC115965188 gene encoding probably inactive leucine-rich repeat receptor-like protein kinase At5g48380, with amino-acid sequence MSNGSLHDWLHVVEDKGKILEWHLRVTITVGIARGLAWLHHWCGFKIVHLDISSKCILLDKNFKPKISNFGRAKSSSFAINGEFGDVELVKKDVYSFGIMLLELIIGKKPRQITNLPNCLDGTLVQWNNHISKTSLCGMNDVIDKSLLGKGYEGEIFQFLTIACSCVQPRTDQRPTMLEVWEKVRAIRERYGLTDKDDYQLLRQPQIGTSGTKEDLEIIEVETH; translated from the coding sequence ATGTCAAATGGAAGTCTTCATGATTGGCTACATGTTGTGGAAGATAAGGGTAAGATCTTGGAGTGGCATTTAAGGGTAACAATTACAGTTGGTATTGCAAGAGGCTTGGCTTGGCTTCACCATTGGTGTGGCTTCAAAATAGTTCACCTTGACATTAGCTCAAAATGTATCTTACTTGataagaattttaagcccaagaTATCAAATTTTGGAAGGGCAAAAAGCAGCAGTTTTGCTATCAATGGTGAATTTGGTGATGTGGAACTGGTTAAGAAGGATGTGTATAGCTTTGGAATTATGCTTCTAGAGCTAATTATAGGTAAGAAGCCAAGACAAATAACTAATCTTCCTAATTGTCTTGATGGAACCTTGGTCCAATGGAATAATCATATTTCAAAAACCTCCTTATGTGGTATGAATGATGTCATTGATAAATCTTTGTTGGGGAAAGGATATGAGGGTGAAATATTTCAATTCCTTACAATTGCATGTAGCTGTGTTCAGCCTCGTACCGATCAAAGGCCTACGATGCTTGAAGTGTGGGAGAAAGTGAGGGCTATCAGAGAGAGATATGGCCTCACTGACAAAGATGATTATCAGTTACTAAGGCAGCCTCAAATTGGCACGTCTGGCACTAAAGAGGACCTCGAAATCATTGAGGTTGAGACCCACTGA